ATCCCAGGAGGATTGAATGGTTCTCATGGACGGGATAGGCCACAGCCCAGCAGCGGTACGAGCTGCTCTGTCCCTCCGCAGCTAAGTCCTCCGTGGCCGTCGGCGTCAGCACGTGTGGCCTCCCGGGCGGGTGTCCGTGAAGAGTTCCGCGGTGACCGTGTGGCCGACCTGGGAGTCGTGGACCACGACCCGGTGGGCGAGGGCGCTGACCATGCCGAGGCCTCTTCCGTGCACCGCCTCCTGGTCGGGTTGCTCGACCTTTGGGGCGGTCCCGGTGCCGCCGTCGTCCGTGACGGACACGGCCACCACCTGCGAAGAGACCGCGAGCGCCAGATGGAAGCTGCCCGATTCATGGCCGCTGGCGGTGTGCAGGATTGCGTTCGCGCTCAGCTCGCTGACGATCAGTTCGGCGTCCTCGGCGAACGGCGATCCGCGCAGGATGTCCCGCGTCCAGCGGCGGGCCCGGCTGACCTCTTCCGGAAAACCTGGGCAAGTGAGGCCCCAGACCCGGGCGGTGCTCGTATACTCGTGCATACAAGTTCCTTCGTGCTGGTAGGCCGCCATGTGCAGCGGGTTCGGGCTAGACGAGTTTCACGCCGTCGTGGGCGCGGATGGCCGGCGGGGACGCCGCGTCGAGAGCGTCCAGGACGCGGATCGCGTACGCCTCGTCGGCGAGGTCGGTGACTTCTTCACGGGTGGCCCAGCGCAGTGCCCGGGTCTCGTCCCCGGTGGTGGGGGAGCCGTCGGCGGCCTCGCAGCGGAAGACCAGCGAGACGATCAGGCCCGTCATGTTCTTGTAGACGCCGGTGAGGGTCGCGGGAAGCGCGATCTTGACGCCGGTCTCTTCGAGGACTTCCCGCTGAAGGGCCTCGGGGAGGGTTTCCCCGCGCTCGACGATGCCCCCCGGGGGTTCCCACTGGCCGTTGTCGCGCCGCTGGATCAAGAGGGCGCGGTCCTGGTCGTCGACGATGACTCCGGCAACGCTCACGGAGTGCGGACGGTCAGTGCTCACGTTCCTCGGCCCTCTCGGCTGGCTAGGCTCTCCACCGTAGCAACAACACTCGCCCACTCGTCTAGATACCTAAAGGAGTACTCGTGACGTCACTCCCGAGCGTGCTCGGAGATCTCGACCCCACGAGCGATCGTGCGGTGTTCCGGCAGATCGCCGACCAGCTGCGCGAGGCCATCGACCGTGGGCGCTTCAAGGAGGGCGAAAAGCTCCCCTCCGAGGCCGAACTCGTCGAGCACTACGGCGTTTCCCGGATGACCGTCCGCAACTCCTTCTCCGTCCTCCAGGGCGAGGGCCTGGTCGCCGCCGAGCACGGCAAGGGCGTCTTCGTCCGGCCGCGCCCGCCCGTGCGGCGGCTCGCCTCCGACCGCTTCGCCCGGCGCCACCGCGAACAGGGCAAGTCCGCGTTCATCGTCGAGGCAGACGCTGCGGGCAGTCACCCCCAGGTGGACAGCCTGGAGGTCAAGGAGGAGAAGGCCAGCCAGGACATCTCCACCCGGCTCGGCTCCGTACGGCGGGTGCTCGCTCGTCGGCGTCGGTATCTGCTGGATGGCCGGCCCGTGGAGTTCGCGACGTCGTACCTGCCGCTCGACATCGCCCGCGGCACGCAGATCGCCGAGCCCAACCCCGGTCCCGGCGGCATCTACGCCCGCCTCGAAGAGCTGGGCCATCACCTCGACCATTTCGAGGAGGAGATCCGCGCCAGGATGCCCTCGCCCACCGAGGTCAAGACGCTCCGGCTGGCCTCCGGCGTGCCCGTCATCCACCTCATCCGCACCGCGTACGACACCGAGGGGCGCGCCGTCGAGGTCTGCGACACGGTCATGGCGGCAGACGCGTACGTGCTGTCCTACCAGCTCCCGGCGACGTGAACGCGGACCGCGCCGTGCCCGGCGGAGCGTGGACAGGTGACGACCGCGAACACAACGACGCCTGTCACGACCGCTGGTCGCAGGTGCAGAACAGGCCCACTCACCAGTCCGGATACCGGGATGACTGGTACGACGCGCAATGCGGCGGTTGCCGGTTCTGGGTCGCGCTGAGTGGGGAGCTGGGGCGGGATTGGGGAGTCTGCACTCATCCTGGCTCCGCGTTCGACGGGCGAGCCCGTTTCGAGCATGACGGTTGCGAGCTCTTCGCCATCCGGGAGGACGGTTCCTTCGGGTGAGTTCGTGTGGGTTCGAGCGGTGCGCGGGGCCGACTTCCCGAACTCGTACAGCCCAACAGGCATACTCGTATAGACGAGTGGGCAAGTTGTGTGGCAGGGTGGTCCATGTTCCCGGAGAGATCGGGTTCGAAGGCTGCATCTTGTATAGACGAGTAGATAGGAAGAAATCTTGCGCACCATCCGTGTGGAGACCTCCGCCGCGACGATCCTGCTCACCGAGGCCCCTGAGCCCAAGGTCCGCGACCGTCAGACCGGCGAGAGGGCGACGGACGCCGTCAGCGGTGAGCCGCTGATGACGCTCGGCGTCGTGTACATCGAGGAGGGGGAGTCGTCCCTGATCAAGGTCACCGTTCCGGAGGGCGGTGTCTCCGACGGGCTCGCGCTCGGGGCGCCGGTCTCGCTGCCGGGGCTCGTCGCCCGGCCGTGGGAGAGCGTGTTCAACGGGCAGCAGCGGCACGGCATCGCGTTCCGCGCCGCCGCCGTCACTCCGGCCGCGTTCCCGGCCGCCATGGGGGCCACGGCCTGATGACCGATCTGGCAACGCTTCTGGAGGTGGGTGGTCCTGTCGCCGCGCTCGGCGGCGGGGCTGCCTACGCCCGGGATCGACACCCCGGCGTCTACTGGTCCACGGTCGGCCTGCCGATATCCACGGCCCGGCTGCTCAGCTCCTACGGCTCGGTCATGGAGGCGTGCGGCCTGACCGTCGCTCCCTCCCGGCTGCGGGTCCTGGCGGTCAAGGCCACCACCCGCCGTGAGGTCCGGCCCGTGCCGCCGCGCCGGGGCATCATCCGGCCCACCTCGACCGGGTTACGGCTTCGACTCCGGCTCGCCCCGGGACAGGAACCCGCCGACGTCGCCGCCTCGGCCGAACGCCTGCGGCACGCCTGGGGAGTTCACGCTGTCTACGTCACGACCGTCAAGCCCGGCGTGGTTGAACTGCGACTCGTCGGCTTCGACGTCCTACGGCGGGTGCGCATGCCTCGCAAGATCGAGACTGGGTTCCTCAAAGTGCCCGTAGCCCTGCGGGAGGACGCCACAGCCTTCGTACGCGACTACCGCACCGTCCCGCACCAACTCACCCTCGGCGCAACCCTGTCCGGCAAGTCTATGTACCTGCGCCACCTCGTCGCCGGACTCGCCTCGCAGCCCGTCGCCCTGGTCGGCGTCGACTGCAAGCGCGGGGTGGAGCTGGCACCGTTCGCCCCGCGACTCTCCGCGCTGGCCACCGATTCCGAACAGGCGGCTGAGCTGCTGCCCGTGCTCATCAAGGAAATGGAGGACCGATACGACCTGATCAAAGCCCGGCAGGGCATCGCACCGGGCATCCCCGACGAGGAGATCACCTCGGACATCTGGGGCCTGCCCGACCACGAACGTCCCGTACCGATCGTGCTGTTCGTCGACGAGGTGGCCGAACTCTTCCTCGTCGCCACGAAGAAGGACGAGGAACGACGCGACGAGATGGTCACCCAACTCATCCGGCTCGCCCAGCTCGGCCGGGCCGCCGGTATCTACCTGGAGGTCTGCGGGCAGCGCTTCGGCGCCGAACTGGGCAAGGGCGCGACCATGCTCCGGGCCCAACTCACCGGCCGCGTCTGCCACCGCGTCAACGACGAAGCCTCCGCCAAGATGGCGCTCGGCGACATCGCCCCCGAGGCCGTCTCTGCCGCCTGCGCCATCGCCGCCGAACGGCCCGGCCTCGCCGTTGCGGGCGACACCTCCGGCGGCTGGTCCCGCATCCGCACGCCGTACCTCTCCCTCGGCGACGCCGCCGAGATCTGCCACCAGTCGGCCCACCTGGTCCCCGACCTGCCCGCGCTCAAGCCCTTCCGGCCCGACGTGGCCGTACGACCCATCGAGTCCCCGGCCCCGACCGTCCAGCCGCACCCGCTGACCGACTGAGCCGCGCCCTGTCTCCCCCCCCGGTCGGCGTGACCGCCTCGCGCCAACTCCCTACCCCTGCCATGCCTGAAACCCGGAAGGAGCCGCAGCATGCGCGCCCAACTGGCCCGCGTCGACGCGGTACTCGTCCAAGCGGTCATCGCGGCAGCGCTGTCCTTCGCCCACCTGCACGACGTCGCCTCGGCGGCCGGACAGGACGGATGGAAGGCCTGGGCCTATCCGATCTCGGTCGACCTGCTGCTCGTCGCCGCCTGGCGCCGACTGCGCTCCGGCGACGCGAAAGCCGCTGGCTGGTGCTGGTTCGTCATCGCCCTCACGGCGTCCCTCGGGGCAAACGTCGCCACCGCCGGACTCCTCGACATGGACGCCGTGCCGGCCTGGCTCCGCATCCTCGTCGCGGGCTGGCCCGCGGTCGCCTTCCTCGGCGGCACGCTCCTCGCGCACTCGACGCCAACGGTGGTCGACGAGGACACCGAGGACCAGGAGGACGCCGCCGAACCCGCCCCCGATCCGACACCCGCGCTCGACCCGGCTCCGGCAGCCGTATCCGTCCCAACCGCCCTCATCGACCACGCCCGCAAAGTCGCCGCCGAACACCACACCCGCACCGGCACGCCCATCGACACCCCCACTCTCCGCGCACGCCTCGGCATCCCGGCGCCCATGGCCGAGGCCATTGCCGCCCACCTCTGAAAGGAGATCCGGTGACCGCCAACCGCCGCTTCCGCTCCGTCACCCGCATCGGCCCCGTCCAGGTCGGCACGTCCTACGACGGCCGGGGCCGCGAGAAGCACACCGCCGCCTGCATCGCCCCGCGCTGCGGTTTCTCCGCCGACTACGACAGCCGCGCCGCCGCCGAGCTGGCCGCCCGCACCCACCGCTGCCCCGTCCGCTGAAAGGACCTGACCCCCGTGACCGTCAGCCTGCCGCTCGTCTTCGTTCTCGGCTTCTTCGCCTGGGGAGCGGTCAAGTTCCTCGGCGTCCGCACCTGGATCGTCGTCCTGATCGCTCTGTTCGGCTTCTGGCTCTCGCACACCTTCATGGCTCCGGCCATCGAGTCCGGCACGCGCTCCGGCGTGGACGTCATAAACGGCTCACATAACTAGACGAGTAGGCAAGGAGAGCTTCGCCGTGTTCCTGCCCAAGTACCCCGACAACCCGACCCCACCACCCGCACACACTCACGCCCCGGCCGATCCGGCGCCCGTACGCCGCTCGCTCCCGCCGCTCTCCATCAACACCGGAACGGTTGCGGCCGTCCTCGTCGGTGGCGTCGTGCTGACCGCGCTCCTGGCCGCCGTCGCCGTCACGGCCATCTCTGTCGCCGTAGCCGCCGTGGTCCTGCGCTCGATGCTCCGCGACCACCACCGTCGCTGACCGGCATGCAGCCTCCGGGGCGGCCTCGATACCGCCAAGCATCCGCCGCCCCGGGGCCTCTCCCGTCTGACCAAGCCAGCCAGAAGGAGACAGCCATCTTCACCCGCACCACCCCGCCCCCGCTCCCTGAACTCGGCCAACTCGCCTCCTCCGGCAGCCTGCCGGGCCTGATGCAACAGCTCTCCGGCCTCGGCGGCTGCACCCACCCGATCCGCCTCGACGGCCACCGCACCGAGTACGACGTCAACACGCGAACCGGTGAAATCGGCTCTGTCCTCCACTACCTCAACTCGTCCACCCTCCCGGCCGGGCAACTCCTCGTCCGCTGCAACAACCGCCGCACCACCCGCTGCGAGGCCTGCGCCGAGGTCTACCGCCGCGACACCTTCCACCTGATCAGCGCGGGCTTGCGCGGCGGCAAGGGCACCCCGGAACACGTCGCCGCCCACCCCCGCGTCTTCGCCACCTTCACCGCCCCGAGCTTCGGCCCCGTCCACAACCGCCCCTCCAACGGACGTGCCTGCCGCTGCGGCGTCCACCACGACCAGGACGACGACGTACTCGGCACTCCGCTCAACCCGGAGACCTACGACTACGAATCTGCAGTCCTCTGGAACGCCCACGCCGGACCGCTCTGGCGGCGCTTCTCCACCTACCTGCGCCGAGAGGTCGCGAAGCGAGCAGGCCTGTCGCAACGCCGCTTCCGTGAGCACGCGCGCGTGTCCTTCGCCAAGGTCGCCGAGTACCAGAAGCGCGGGGCCGTCCACTTCCATGCGGTCATCCGGATCGACGGCCCCGGCGGGGGTGACACCCCGCCCCCGCCCTGGGCAACGGCCGACCTGCTGACCGACGCCATCCGCACCGCCACCACCAAGACCCGCGTCGACGGCCCGGTCCTCGACGACCGCGCGCACACGTTCACCTTCGGCCGCCAACTCGACGTCCGCACCATCCGCAGCGCCGACTTCACCGGCGGCCAAGAACTCACCGAACGTGCGGTCGCGGCGTACATCGCCAAGTACGCAACCAAGGGCGCCGAGACCGCCACGGGAGCCCTCGACCGCCCGCTCAAGTTCGTCGCCGAACTGGCCCAGCTCGACATCAGCGACCACGCCCGCCGACTGATCCGCACCGCCTGGACCCTCGGCGCACGCAAGGACCTCGAACACCTCCGCCTCCGCGCCTGGGCCCACATGCTCGGCTTCCGCGGCCACTTCTCCACCAAGTCCCGCCGCTACTCCACCACCCTCGGCGCCCTCCGCACCGCACGCGCCGAATGGCGCCGCGCACAAGCCACCGCAGCAACGACCACCGAGCACGAGACCGACACGACATACGTCCTCTCGCACTGGGCCTTCGCCGGAACCGGTCTCTCCTCGGCCGAAGCCTGGCTCGCCGCATCCCTCGAACCCGCCCCCGGAACAGAAGGAGAGCCAACTCATGCGTGACGACGAGCTGTTGACCGTGCCCGACGTCATGGCGCGCCTCAAGCTCGGGCGGTCCACGGTCTATGACCTGATCCGCTCTCGTCGCTTGCCCTCGATCACCATCGGCCGGTGCCGTCGGATTCCGGCACGGGCGGTCCGCGAGTACATCACCAACGAACTGGAGGCAGCCGCCTGATGGCCAAGCAACGCAAGCGCAACCCCAACGGCGCGGGCACGATCACCAAGCGCAAGGACGGCCGCTATCAGTGCGCGGTCTACGTGCTTCAGCCCGATGGCACCACCGCCCGCAAGTACGCCTACGGCAATACCTGGGAGGAATGCGACGCCAAGCGTCGCGTTCTCCTCGCCAAGGTCGCCTCCGGCATCCCCGTCCCAACCCGCTCGGCCAAGCTCTCCGAGTGGCTGCCGTACTGGCTGGACAACGTGATCAAGCCTCGGCGGAAGCTCAGCACGTACGACAAGTACGAGGCGCACGTTCGGCTCTACCTGGTGCCCCGGATCGGCGCGAAGCGGCTCGAAGGCCTCGGCGTGGCCGACGTGCGCCGCTTCCTCGTCCGGCTGGAGAAAGAGGCCACCGCAGCCACAGCCAAGGAGTCCCATCGTGTTCTGCGTTCCGCGCTGACCTCCGCATGCCGCGAGGAACTGATCACGCGCAACGTCGCGAAGCTCGTCGAGCCGCCTCGCTCGGCCAATCCGGAACTCAATCCCTGGAGCCTGGAAGAGACGCTCGACTTCCTCGCCGCATCCCGCGGAGATCCGCTGTACGCGGCCTTCGTGCTCGCCATCGCGATGGGCCTTCGCCGGGGCGAGATCATCGGCCTCCGCTGGTCCGACCTCGACCTCGACAACCGCGTCCTCTACGTCCGCCAGCAGACTCAACGCCGCCGGGGCGTCCTGTACGACGACGATCCGAAGAGCCGCCGCCGTCGGGCCGTTCCCCTGCCCGCGCTCTGCATCGCGCCCCTCCGCTGGCACCGCATGCGGCAGGCAACTGCCCGTGCCAAGGCAGGGGACCAGTGGAGGGAGTCCGGCTACGTCTTCACCACCCGCACCGGTCGCCAGGTTGAACCGCGGAACCTCTACCGCTCCTTCACCCGCGTCGCCAGCTCGGCCGGCCTCCGGGCCATCCGGCTGCACGACGCCCGGCACGGCACGGCCACCCTCCTCACGGCCGCCGGAGTCGCGCCCCGCGTCGTGATGGAGATCCTCGGGCACAGTCAGATCAGCATCACCATGGACGTGTACACGCACGTCGTGCAGGACACGCAGCGCGAGGCCATGAGCCACATGGACCGACTGCTCAGGAAGCGCCCCGGTCGTCAGTGACCGCCCTCGTTGATGTCAAAAGTAGATGTCAAAGGCCCCGGACCAAGATCGGTCCGGGGCCTTTGCCCTGGTGCCCCCGGCAGGATTCGAACCTGCGACACCCGCTTTAGGAGAGCGGTGCTCTATCCCCTGAGCTACGAAGGCGTGTGGATTTCTGGGAGACCCGGCGACTAGCGTAGCGGATGTGGGGTTGCGGGCGGCAAGGTTTCGGTTTTCGCAGGTCAGGGGGAGGGAGCGTTGGTTGCGGGGCAGGGGGAGGGGGCGTCAGTGGGGGAGACGGAGCTGTAGGCCGTCGAGGACTACCTCCAGGCCATAGGCGAATTTGGTGTCGCGGAGGGCGGCCGGGTCGACCGGCGCAGCCGTGGCGTAGGCGTCGGACAGGTGGTCGTGGTCGGCGGCGGCCTGCTGGGCGGCGGGCATCAGGCGGGCGATGAAGTCGGCCTCCGTCTCGCCGGAGCGGGCGACCGTGGTGAGCCAGGCTGCCTCCGTGGTGCTCATGCCGATGACGTACGAGAGCACCGTGTCGATGGCGCGACTCGGCTCGGGGAAGCCGGCGGCCGTGAACAGGGCGGCCAGGCGTTCCGAGTACGACATGAGGTTGGGGCCCAGATAGGCGAGGCCCGCCTGGCCCAGGACCGAGGACAGCCAGCGGTGGCGCAGGGCCGTCGCGCGGAAGGACTGGGCGGCCCCCGTGGCGGAGGCGCGCCAGTCGGGGGTGTCGGCGGGCGGGACCGTGATCTCGGCGAAGACCTCGTCCACCGCGAGTTCCATCAGCTCGTCCTTGGTGGCGACGTGCCGGTAGAGAGAGGTCGCGCCGGCGTTCAGGCGGGCGCCGAGCTTGCGCATGCTGAGCGCCTCGATGCCGTCCGCGTCCAGCATGACGATCGCCTCGCGGACGATCGCCGCCCGACTGAGCGCCGGCTGGTCGGGCTCCTTCTGCTGCCGCGTCCATACGGAGGGGATCGGGGCGGAAGGAGGCGAGGCGGAGGGAGTCGAGGCGGAGGGGGTCGAGGCAGGAGGGGCCGGGTTCGCGTGCTGCGGGAGCCGCGGATCGGTTCCGTTCCCGTTCCCGTCGGGCTTCCCGTCCGGCTTCCCGTCCGGCTTCCGGTTCGTCTTGGCGGCGGCCATGGCGCGCTCCTCTGGGACCAGTACTGCGTACGGCGTTCGCAAAGAGCGTACATCGATAGGGGGTTGCGCACACTGTTCCGGGCTGCGTACAGTGTTCGCAACGAAGGAACAGCGTGCGCAAGCCGAAAGGGAAGCTCATGGAAACCCGTAACCCCCGTCGCTGGTGGATCCTCATCGTGCTCTGCCTCAGCACGCTGGTCCTGGTCGTCGACAGCATGGCGCTCACCGTGGCGGTGCCCTCCATGACCGAGGACATCGGCGCGAGTGCCCAGGACACCCAGTGGATCCTCGACTCCTACATCCTGGTCTTCGCCGGGCTCCTGCTGACTTCAGGAAGCCTCGGTGACCGGTTCGGCCGGCGGAAGATAATGATCATCGGGTTGCTGCTCTTCGGGGCGGCCTCGCTCGCCGCCACCTTCTGCACCAACCCCGGCGAGGTCATCGCCGTACGGACCGCGATGGGCGTCGGCGGGGCGCTGATCATGCCCTCGACGCTGTCGATCCTCATCACCGTCTTCGACGAGGAGGAGCGCGGCAAGGCGATGGCGGCCTGGGGCTCGGTCTCGATGCTCGGCCTCGTCGGCAGCCCGGTGCTCGGCGGCGTACTGATCGACCACTTCTCCTGGCACTCGATCTTCTTCATCAACGTCCCGGTCGTCGCCCTGGCCGTCCTCGCGGGCCTCACCCTCATGCCCGAGTCGAAGGCGCCCTGGCAGAAGGCCGACCCGCTCGGCGCGGTGCTCTCCGCGGTCGGCATGACCGCCCTGGTCTGGTGGATCATCGAGCTCCCGCAGCACGGCGCCCTCGGCGGCCACGCCGGCATCACCCTGGCCGTCGCGGTCCTCGCCCTCGTCGGGTTCGTGGTCTGGGAGAACGTCACCGCCGCGCCGATGGTCCCGCTCGTTCTCTTCAAGCACCGCAACTTCAGCGGCGGTTCGCTCTCGCTCTCGCTGGTCCAGATCGGCAACGGCGGCCTGCTGCTGGTCCTCACCCAGTACCTGCAGTTCGTGCTCGGCTATTCGCCGGTCAAGGCGGGCCTCGCCTTCGTGCCGCTGGCCGTCGCCGCGCTGGCCGGCAACACGGCCGGTGCCCAGCTCACCGCGAAGATCGGCCACCGCTTCGTGATCCTCGCCGGAATGCTGCTGATGGTCGCCTCCTTCGCCCTGCTGACCACGGTCTCCGTCGACTCCGGCTTCACCGTCCCGGCGGTCGCGCTCGGTCTGCTCGGCCTTGGCGCCGGTCTCGCCATGCCGGCCGCGGTGGGTGCGCTGATGGGCACCATCCCGGCGGACAAGGCGGGCGTCGGCTCCGCCCTCAACGACACCATCCAGCAGGCCGGCACCGCGCTCGGTATCGCGATCCTCGGCTCGCTCCTGTCCAGCGGCTACGCCGACGAGATGCCCGCCGACGCCCCCGCGCAGGCCAAGCAGTCCATCGCCGGTGCGCTGGCCGTCGCCCACGGCGACTCGGGCCTGGTGCACGCCGCCCGGCAGGCCTTCACCGACTCGATGTCGACCACCTTCACCGTCAGCGCGATCGGCGTCCTCACCGCCGCCGTCCTCGCCACCCTGGTCATGCGAGACAGCAAGGACAGCAAGGACAGCAAGGGAGAGCAGGCCACTGAAGCCCCGGCCCCGGCGGAGGAGCTCGCCGTCTGACCTCCGCCGACAGCAGCACTTGACCCCCTGCCGACACCACCAGTCGAGGCCGGTGCCCCAAGGCACCGGCCTCACTCACGCGTTCGGCACCCGCCGGAACCGCCCCGCCACCCGCAGATCCGCCTCGATCCGGGTGGCCGCCGCGTGCAGTTCGGGCAGCACCTTGTCGGCGCACTCCTCGGGCGTACGGCGGCTGCTGTGCATGGCGACGTTGACGGCGGCCACCACTCGGCCGCCACGCTCGCGCACCGGTACGGCGATGGAGCGCAGCCCCTCCTCCAACTCCCCGTCGACCAGGGCGAATCCGTCCTCCCGTACGCGGTCGAGGAGAGCCGTCAGCCGCTCCGGATCCGTGACCGTGTACCGGGTCAGGGGCCGCAGTTCCCCCAACTTCCGTTCCGTGGGCGGGAGATCGGCCAGGATCACCCGGCCCAGCGAGGTGGCGTACGCGGGCAGTCGCGAACCGACCGTGACGTTGACGCTCATGACGCCGCTGGTGGCGACGCGCGCCGTGTACTGGATCTCGTCGCCCGTCAGGATCGCGAGCGACGCCGAGTCCCGCAGCCGCTGCGAGAGTTGGGTCAGGTGCGGGGTCGCGATCTGGGGGAGCGATGTACGGGACAGCGGCGGGAAGCCGAGGCCCAGGACGCGGGGTGTGAGCCGGAAGACGCGGCCGTGCGCGGTGACGTATCCGAGGTGCTCCAGGGTGATGAGGGCGCGCCGGGCGGTCGCACGGGCGAGTCCGGTGGCCTGGGCGACCTCGGTGAGCGTCAGTTCGGCGCGGCCGTCGCCGAAGGACGTGATCACGGTCAGCCCGCGGGCCAGCGACTCGATGAACTCCCGGCCCAGCTCCTGCTTGGAGGCGCCGGTCCAGCCGGCGAGCCCCGAGGGGGCGGCCGGTTCGGCGGGCGGCGCCTCGCGCAGCTCGCGCTCCATCGCGGCGACGGCCGCGCGCAGTCGAGGCAGCAGCGTGTCCCGCAGATCGGCCGCGCTGTGCCGGCTGGTGTGGCTCACCACGCTCACCACGCAGGCGATACGACCGCTGCCCGCGTCCCGCACCGGTACGGAGAGGGCGACGAGGCCCGGCTCGATCAACTGGTCGTCGAGCGCCCACCCGGCCTCCCGCGCCTCGGCCGTACGCTCCTCGAAGTCGTCGCCGGAGGTGGGCTGTTGACGCCGTACGGGATCGTCCTCGTCCCCTGCTTCGTCGATCGGCCGGCTGCGCGCCGGTACCGTCGGGAACCCCCGGTCCTCCGGGTCGGCCGCCCGGCGTTCGTGCCAGCGCGCCCACTCCGTCTCGCCCCACTCGGTGGCGAACAGCGGTCCGGGGGCGGTGCGTTCGGCGGGCAGCAGGTCGCCGATGCGGAAGCTCAGCGACATGGCGCGGCGCCGGGTCGCCTGGTGGATGAAGCGGATCCCGTCCCGGTCGCCGACCGCCAGGGACACCGACTCGTCCAGTTCGTCGGCGAGGGCGTCGGCGTGCGCGTCCAGCAGGCGGGGGAGGCGCAGGGCGGCGAGGTAGGCGTTGCCGAGTTCCATCAAGCGCGGGGCGAGCACGGCGTCCCGGCCGTCGAGGCGCACGTATCCCATGCGGGCGAGGGTCGCGGTGATCCGGTCGACGGTGGAACGGGCGAGGCCGGTGGCCCGCTCAAGACCGCTCAGGCTGGACACTCCGTCGGCCTCGGTCAGCCGCCGCAGGACGGCGATCCCGCGCATGAGGGGGGCGACGGCCTCGGCGGGTACCGCACTCTCCGAAGTGGCAGGCACCGCGCTCGGCGAGGAGGCAGGCACCGCACTCTCCGGGGTGGGGGCCGGCACGGCGTTCGGTGACATGGGCTGGCTCTCCGTTGCGGATCTCTCAGAAGAGACACCGTAGTGCGTACCCGGTCCTTCGAGCAGGTCGGACGGCACACCCGACGGGCTCAGCGCCGCGTCACATGCACCCGGTAGTCCCCGGCGGGATCCGCCCCCGCCACCGTGATGGTGATGCCCGTGCGGGGGTCCTTGAAGGACTCGCCCGGCTCGAAGGGCGCGTCGGAGAGTTCCGCCTGGACGTTGGGGCTGCGAGTGCAGCCGCCGCTGTCGCGCCGGGAGTCGTAGACGGTGACCGGGCCGTTGCCGGTGTCGACGTTCGCCTCGACCTTGTAGATGAGGATGCCGGGGCGGCAGACCGCGGAGTCGTTGCCCTCGCGGGTGCGCAGTTCGAGGGCGTACCCGCTCTTCCTGCTGATCGGGACGAAGACGAGCTTGGCGCCGCCGGGCCGGGCCAGCGGCGTGAGCGTGTACTCGGTGGTCCCGGGCGCCGCCGCGCAGCTGACCTGGGACTCGTCGAGCCAGCCGAGCTTCCACTTGTGCCAGCCGAGCAGGTCGTTGTCGGCGCCCCAGTCCTCGCTCATGATGTCCCAGTGCCCCACGGCGGAGCCGCCGTCCGCCGTGTAGAGGTCGGGCAGGCCGAAGGTGTGGCCGTTCTCGTGCGGCAGCACCCGGTAGCCGGTGTCCCCGTAGGAGCCGGAGCCGTCGTCCTGGCGGCTGTAGACGAAGGACGCGTTGGCGACGGGGACGCCGTCGGCGACCGGCGCCTCGGTGTTCCCGGCGAAGGTCACGGACAGGACGGTGTCCAGGGCGGAGGGGCCCGCGTTCGGGGTCATCAGGACGTTCACGAGGTCGTACGAGCGGAAGTCGACCGTGGGATCGGCGGCGGCCACGATGTCCTGGACCAGATCGCGGTAGCCGGGGTCGAAGGGGGCGCCGCGCTCTATGCCGTAGGCCCTGAAGGGCTTGGGCATGCGCAGCCAGTGGGGGATCGGGGCCTGGGGGCGGTAGTCGAGGCGGCCGTACGAACTGGTGGCGAACCACTTCTGGGTCTGCGGGAAGAACTCGTGGAACCGGTCGAGCGCGCTGCCCTGACCGGGCGCGTCGGAGAAGTCGACCATGAGGTTGAGGGCCCGGAC
Above is a genomic segment from Streptomyces sp. R21 containing:
- a CDS encoding ATP-binding protein — encoded protein: MHEYTSTARVWGLTCPGFPEEVSRARRWTRDILRGSPFAEDAELIVSELSANAILHTASGHESGSFHLALAVSSQVVAVSVTDDGGTGTAPKVEQPDQEAVHGRGLGMVSALAHRVVVHDSQVGHTVTAELFTDTRPGGHTC
- a CDS encoding NUDIX hydrolase produces the protein MSVAGVIVDDQDRALLIQRRDNGQWEPPGGIVERGETLPEALQREVLEETGVKIALPATLTGVYKNMTGLIVSLVFRCEAADGSPTTGDETRALRWATREEVTDLADEAYAIRVLDALDAASPPAIRAHDGVKLV
- a CDS encoding GntR family transcriptional regulator, translated to MTSLPSVLGDLDPTSDRAVFRQIADQLREAIDRGRFKEGEKLPSEAELVEHYGVSRMTVRNSFSVLQGEGLVAAEHGKGVFVRPRPPVRRLASDRFARRHREQGKSAFIVEADAAGSHPQVDSLEVKEEKASQDISTRLGSVRRVLARRRRYLLDGRPVEFATSYLPLDIARGTQIAEPNPGPGGIYARLEELGHHLDHFEEEIRARMPSPTEVKTLRLASGVPVIHLIRTAYDTEGRAVEVCDTVMAADAYVLSYQLPAT
- a CDS encoding DUF3027 domain-containing protein codes for the protein MPGGAWTGDDREHNDACHDRWSQVQNRPTHQSGYRDDWYDAQCGGCRFWVALSGELGRDWGVCTHPGSAFDGRARFEHDGCELFAIREDGSFG
- a CDS encoding FtsK/SpoIIIE domain-containing protein → MTDLATLLEVGGPVAALGGGAAYARDRHPGVYWSTVGLPISTARLLSSYGSVMEACGLTVAPSRLRVLAVKATTRREVRPVPPRRGIIRPTSTGLRLRLRLAPGQEPADVAASAERLRHAWGVHAVYVTTVKPGVVELRLVGFDVLRRVRMPRKIETGFLKVPVALREDATAFVRDYRTVPHQLTLGATLSGKSMYLRHLVAGLASQPVALVGVDCKRGVELAPFAPRLSALATDSEQAAELLPVLIKEMEDRYDLIKARQGIAPGIPDEEITSDIWGLPDHERPVPIVLFVDEVAELFLVATKKDEERRDEMVTQLIRLAQLGRAAGIYLEVCGQRFGAELGKGATMLRAQLTGRVCHRVNDEASAKMALGDIAPEAVSAACAIAAERPGLAVAGDTSGGWSRIRTPYLSLGDAAEICHQSAHLVPDLPALKPFRPDVAVRPIESPAPTVQPHPLTD
- a CDS encoding DUF2637 domain-containing protein, with protein sequence MRAQLARVDAVLVQAVIAAALSFAHLHDVASAAGQDGWKAWAYPISVDLLLVAAWRRLRSGDAKAAGWCWFVIALTASLGANVATAGLLDMDAVPAWLRILVAGWPAVAFLGGTLLAHSTPTVVDEDTEDQEDAAEPAPDPTPALDPAPAAVSVPTALIDHARKVAAEHHTRTGTPIDTPTLRARLGIPAPMAEAIAAHL
- a CDS encoding mobile element transfer protein → MTANRRFRSVTRIGPVQVGTSYDGRGREKHTAACIAPRCGFSADYDSRAAAELAARTHRCPVR
- a CDS encoding SpdD protein, which gives rise to MFLPKYPDNPTPPPAHTHAPADPAPVRRSLPPLSINTGTVAAVLVGGVVLTALLAAVAVTAISVAVAAVVLRSMLRDHHRR